The genomic region GCCACCAGGGCGCGGACCAGCGCGGCGACCAGCACGGCGTCGTCCACCGACGGGCACACGTCGCCGATCCGCAGCTCGACGGTCGGGTACTTCGCCGACAGCCGGGCGTACCAGTAGAGCATCCCCTCGTCGAGCATCACGCCGCTGGCGATCAACTGGCGGATCAGCCGCTGGTAGTGCTCATGCGACTCCAACCAGGGCGTCGGCGCCACCGACGGCCAGCGCTCCCACTCCACCGAACGCCAACTGGCATAGCCGGAGTCCTCACCCCGGGAGAACGGGGAGTTTGTGGTGACAGCGTGCAGCAGCGGCAGCCACGGCCGGACGTGGTTGAGCACCTGCACACCGGTGTCCGGGTCGGGAACACCCACGTGCACGTGCATCCCGTTGTTGCCGGGGCCGGGCACGAGCAGCCGGAACCGTTCGATCATCCGGTCGAAGCGTGGCTTGTCCACCACCGGCGGCACCGGCCCGTCCACCGGGCCCGTGCCGATCGCCAACAGCCGGACGCCGGCCCGCTCGGCGGCGTCGGCGAGCGCCTTGCGCAGCACGCCGAGGGAGTGCCGGATCGAGGACAGCTCAAGCCCGGGCGGGCTGCCGATCTCGATCTGGCTGGTCTGGAACTCCCGCTCCACCTGCCCGCGCAACTCCGCCGGCACCTGCTCCAGCACCAGGTCGACGGCGGGAACCGCGGCTCCGGTGTGCGGATCGACGAGCAGGAACTCCTCCTCGACACCGACGGTGAGCAACCCGGTCCCCGCGGCCGAACCGCTGGGCGCCTCCGTCACCTGGCCCGTCATCGCCACACCACCGTCCGCTCCAGCCGATCGCGGGCCGTCCGCGTCGGTCTGTCTGTGGTTACCCGCGGTGGTGACGCCCGGAAACGTGGCGTACGGCGCGTCGCATCGCGTGTCGCGCTTCGGCGCATGGGCCGCGCGTCGCGAATCGGCCGGACTGTGTGACACCGGGTCCTATGCTGAGCCCGTGCCGGTGCCGCTGGGGTTCCTCTGGGTCGCGTGGATGTCCGCGTCCGCCCAGCTCACCCTGCTCGCGGCCGACCCGTCCGACCTGCTGGCGGGCGTCGCGCTGACCGCCCTCGTGCTGCTCAACGCGCTGCTCGCGGCGCGGGTGCCCGGCGGGTCGGGGGCACCGGGTTTCGCACGCGTATGGGCCGGGCTGCGCGCCCGGTCCCGGGGCCGCCGGACGCCCCGACAGATCGATCCGGACGCCGCCGGGCGACCCCGACCCCGCGCACCAGGGCACCCCCTCGCCGCGTAGCGCCACACCGCCGCGCGGCCGATCCCACAGTCACCGGTTCTCCCCGCGCGTACGGCGCCGGGGGAGGACCTCACCGGAATCGGACCGAGGGGTTTCCCATGCTCGCCTTCGCACCGTTGCACACCGTTGTCGGCGCCGCCGGCAGCGCGCTGTCCTGGCTCACCGATCTGCTCGAACCGTTCGCCGGCGGCATGGCGACCGCCGCCGCCATCGTCCTGTTCACCATCGCCGTCCGCCTGCTGATCTCACCGCTGACCGTTGCGCAGGTCCGCGGGGAGCGGCGCCGCGCGGCGCTCGCCCCGCAGGTGCGCGACCTGCAACGCCGGTACGCCGACGACCCGGCGAAGCTTCAGGGTGAGGTGTTCGCGTTGTACCGGTCGGCCGGCGCCAACCCCATTGCCGGCTGCCTGCCGTTGCTGCTCCAGGCGCCGTTCCTGCTGGTGCTGTACCGCCTCTTCACCACAAGCGAGGGTGGCACCGGCCTGCTTGACGAGCGGCTGGCCGGTGTGCCGCTGGGTCATCACCTCAGCGACGGGTTGACGGGTGCGGCCCTGCCGCTCTTCGCAGTCCTGTTGGCAGTGCTGGTGGTGCTGGCGTGGTGGTCGTCGCGGCGCGCACGCCGGGCGTCGGCGGCGGTGGGCACCGTGGCCGGTACGCCTACCGAGGGGCCGGGGGCCGCCACGCTCGGCCGGTTGCTGCCGCTGTTGCCGTTCGCGACAGTGCTGGTGGCGCTGGTGCTGCCGCTGGCCGCGGTGATCTATCTGGTGACCACGACCGCCTGGTCGGTGTTGGAGCAGGTGGCGCTCCGGCGTCCGCAGGCGGTCGCGCAGAGCGACGAAGCAGATCGACGTTGACAACTGCCATGGCGGGACGTACAACTCCTGAGAGAGCGCTCTCTCGACCGTCCCCGCAGAGAGGCACGTCCATGGCACCTCCTTCGGCGGCCACCACCGCCCCACCCGTCCGACGTCGTCTGGTGGCGTCCGTCCTGCTCGTCGCCACCACCACCGCCCTGGCCGGCGTCACCATGACCGCACAGGCCGCCGTGCCGCCCCCCGCCACCGGCTGGAGCACGGTCTGGAGCGACGACTTCACAGGCGCGGCCGGCACCCTGCCGTCGGCCGCCAACTGGATCATCGACACCGGGTACAACTATCCCGGCGGCCCGGCCAACTGGGGCACCGGCGAGATCCAGCGCTACACCGCCAGCACCGCGAACGTCAGCCACGACGGCAGCGGCAACCTGCGGATCACGCCGCTGCGCGACAGTGCGGGCGGCTGGACCTCCGCCCGTATCGAAACCGTCCGCAGCGACTTCAAGGCCCCGGCCGGTGGCGTGCTCGCCATCGAGGGCCGGATCCAGATGCCGAACGTCACCGGTGCGGCGGCGGCCGGCTACTGGCCCGCGTTCTGGGCGCTCGGCGCTCCCTACCGGGGCAACTACCAGAACTGGCCGGGCATCGGCGAGTTCGACGTGATGGAGAACGTCAACGGCCTCAACTCGGTCTGGGGCGTGCTGCACTGCGGCGTCGCGCCGGGCGGGCCGTGCGACGAGTTCAACGGCATCGGCGCGTCCCGGGCCTGTCCGGGCAGCACTTGCCAGTCCGCGTTCCACACCTACCGGTTCGAGTGGGACGCCTCGACAAGCCCCCAGCAACTGCGCTGGTACGTCGATGGCCAGCTTTACCACACCGTCACTCAGAGCCGGGTCGGTGAGGCGGCCTGGTCGCAGATGACCTCACACGCGGGCTACTTCCTGCTGCTCAATGTGGCGATGGGTGGGGCGTTCCCGAACGGGGTGGCCGGCAGCGCCACGCCCACCGCGGCGACCGTCCCGGGGCGGCCTATGCTCGTCGACTACGTGGCCGTGTACCGGCGCGGCGGCGGAACCACCCCGCCCACCACGCCGCCGCCGACCACGCCGCCGCCGAGCGGCACGCGGGACGCGTACGGGCAGATCCAGGCCGAGGCGTTCAGCGCGCAGAACGGCGTGATCGTGGAGGCGTGTGCCGAGGGCGGGCAGAACATCGGCGCGCTGCGCAACGGTGACTGGGTGCGCTACGACAACGTCGAGTTCGGCTCCACGTCACCCCGGGACTTCGTGGCCCGGGTGGCCTCCGGCGCCGGCTCCGGGGTGAGCGGGCTGGTCGAGGTGCGGCTGGACAGCCCGACCGCGACGCCCATCGGCAGCTTCGCGATCGGCAGCACCGGCGGCTGGCAGAGCTGGACCTCGGTGCCCGGGAACGTCGCCGCGGTGACCGGCCGGCACTCCGTCTACCTCACCTTCACAAGCGGTCAGCCGAACGACTTCGTCAACGTCAACTGGTTCACCTTCCGCCGCTGAGGCGGGGCGTCCGCCGGGTCTCCCACCGCGCCGAGGTGCGGCGGGAGGCCCGGTCGTCCGTGTCGGGGCGCGGTCATTCACGCCGACCTCTGGACAGGGACAGTTAACTGTCTTAATAATTAGCGCCAACGTTGACGTACATGAATGCCCAGTCGGGCGTGGAGGGCCGCATGAAGCCTGCCAGATCCCTTGTCCTGTCCCTGGTGACCGTGCTGGCGGCGACGCTCGGCGCGGCCTGGGTGGCGCTGCCCGCGTTCGCCGCCGGCCCGACCGCCAGCTTCGTCAAGACCGCCGAGTGGGGCGCCGGCTGGGAGGGGAAGTACACGATCACCAACGGCGGCAGCTCGACAATCAACGGTTGGAACCTCGTCTTCGACCTGCCGTCCGGCACCGCGCTCGGCAGCTACTGGGACGCGTTGCTCACCTCCGCCGGCCAGCGGCACACCTTCACCAACAGGTCCTGGAACGGCAGCATCGCCCCCGGGGCGTCGGTGTCCTTCGGGTTCCTGGCCAGCGGCTCCGGCTCGCCGACCGGCTGCCAGCTCAACGGCGCACCGTGCGGCGGCGGCACCCCACCGTCCACCCCGCCTCCCACGACCCCGGCCCCGACGACCCCGCCTCCCACTACGCCGCCTCCCACGACGCCTCCGCCGACCACGCAGCCGCCCACCGGCGGGCTGCCGAAGCACCTGCTCACCGGCTACTGGCACAACTTCGACAACCCGGCGGTCGAGTTGCGGTTGCGCGACGTCCCCACCCAGTACGACCTGGTAGCTGTCGCCTTCGCCGAGGCCACCTCGACGCCGGGCGCGCTCACCTTCGGCGTCGACCCCGGGCTCGC from Micromonospora profundi harbors:
- a CDS encoding carboxylate-amine ligase, which translates into the protein MTGQVTEAPSGSAAGTGLLTVGVEEEFLLVDPHTGAAVPAVDLVLEQVPAELRGQVEREFQTSQIEIGSPPGLELSSIRHSLGVLRKALADAAERAGVRLLAIGTGPVDGPVPPVVDKPRFDRMIERFRLLVPGPGNNGMHVHVGVPDPDTGVQVLNHVRPWLPLLHAVTTNSPFSRGEDSGYASWRSVEWERWPSVAPTPWLESHEHYQRLIRQLIASGVMLDEGMLYWYARLSAKYPTVELRIGDVCPSVDDAVLVAALVRALVATAMDDVEAGRPALQTDHHLLVGAHWRAAHDGLEGEAVDVTTGELRPAWELLDRFVERMRPALEQHGDWAEVTDLLGGLRRHGTGAARQRAVFARTGRLVDVVQDVARQTHG
- a CDS encoding DUF6412 domain-containing protein, whose translation is MPVPLGFLWVAWMSASAQLTLLAADPSDLLAGVALTALVLLNALLAARVPGGSGAPGFARVWAGLRARSRGRRTPRQIDPDAAGRPRPRAPGHPLAA
- a CDS encoding YidC/Oxa1 family membrane protein insertase, producing the protein MLAFAPLHTVVGAAGSALSWLTDLLEPFAGGMATAAAIVLFTIAVRLLISPLTVAQVRGERRRAALAPQVRDLQRRYADDPAKLQGEVFALYRSAGANPIAGCLPLLLQAPFLLVLYRLFTTSEGGTGLLDERLAGVPLGHHLSDGLTGAALPLFAVLLAVLVVLAWWSSRRARRASAAVGTVAGTPTEGPGAATLGRLLPLLPFATVLVALVLPLAAVIYLVTTTAWSVLEQVALRRPQAVAQSDEADRR
- a CDS encoding carbohydrate-binding protein, whose amino-acid sequence is MAPPSAATTAPPVRRRLVASVLLVATTTALAGVTMTAQAAVPPPATGWSTVWSDDFTGAAGTLPSAANWIIDTGYNYPGGPANWGTGEIQRYTASTANVSHDGSGNLRITPLRDSAGGWTSARIETVRSDFKAPAGGVLAIEGRIQMPNVTGAAAAGYWPAFWALGAPYRGNYQNWPGIGEFDVMENVNGLNSVWGVLHCGVAPGGPCDEFNGIGASRACPGSTCQSAFHTYRFEWDASTSPQQLRWYVDGQLYHTVTQSRVGEAAWSQMTSHAGYFLLLNVAMGGAFPNGVAGSATPTAATVPGRPMLVDYVAVYRRGGGTTPPTTPPPTTPPPSGTRDAYGQIQAEAFSAQNGVIVEACAEGGQNIGALRNGDWVRYDNVEFGSTSPRDFVARVASGAGSGVSGLVEVRLDSPTATPIGSFAIGSTGGWQSWTSVPGNVAAVTGRHSVYLTFTSGQPNDFVNVNWFTFRR